A single window of Grus americana isolate bGruAme1 chromosome 10, bGruAme1.mat, whole genome shotgun sequence DNA harbors:
- the LOC129210861 gene encoding uncharacterized protein LOC129210861 yields the protein MGDAILPAGRAPGDGAGVRRHRAPMGSSVLDHQERHNKPGSRGTADGDLQMRKERQETAWGQSPRSLEAAVVWWGGTAGAAGGGHGPVHESTGAAHPLLLSSSYLQDRPRNEVLTGIVVGRWCWERLGRASGEDACHFYDAISCATLEITLLSRLANVNTWDRQDNYLRVSPGRILVQDSRFAPGRRNHRQLLLPSPWSCLVRPHRPTQQYRTHRGRAVAFSYCRFGASAHGWGAPRQLFTCIPREQPTSSSIAVQPQPGRARRAVTSPPSFAGEGKPRRGQGWSPRGHRSALKHAYPQATAPSRHRIDAPSLFHGLGEVLVFTLHRGRDAGGGKGIASTTQAAPGRFQPILARISPEGFLQSHRHVEAGFNVKRAIRNSGDSPGFPAAPGRGWDTNPSFQQKWGLVFHPFSPMDVPVEHPSAWLCPGLSPQP from the exons CTCTGTCTTGGATCACCAAGAAAGACACAACAAACCGGGGAGCCGGGGTACGGCAGACGGGGACCTCCAAATG CgaaaggaaaggcaagaaaCGGCTTGGGGACAAAGTCCACGGTCGCTGGAAGCAGCGGTGGTGTGGTGGGGAGGAACAGCCGGTGCTGCGGGAGGAGGGCACGGCCCCGTGCACGAGAGCACTGGTGCTGCCCACCCTCTGCTCCTTTCTTCCTCGTATTTGCAGGATCGGCCCCGAAATGAAGTTCTAACCGGCATCGTGGTGGGTCGGTGGTGCTGGGAGCGGCTGGGCAGAGCCTCTGGAGAGGACGCGTGTCATTTCT ATGATGCAATCAGCTGTGCAACACTGGAGATAACACTTTTGTCTAG ATTAGCGAATGTTAACACGTGGGATAGACAAGATAACTACCTGCGGGTCAGCCCTGGAAGGATCCTGGTGCAGGATAGTCGCTTTGCCCCAGGGAGAAGGAACCATCGCCAGCTTCTCCTTCCATCACCGTGGAGCTGCCTCGTGAGGCCGCATCGGCCGACTCAGCAGTATCGCACCCACCGGGGACGAGCGGTGGCATTTAGCTATTGCAG GTTTGGAGCTTCGGCGCACGGCTGGGGTGCCCCACGGCAGCTCTTTACCTGCATCCCTCGGGAGCAACCAACCTCCTCCAGCATCGCCGTGCAACCGCAGCCGGGCAGAGCCAGGCGCGCTGTAACGAGCCCACCTTCGTTTGCAGGCGAGGGGAAACCGCGGAGAGGACAAGGCTG GAGCCCTCGGGGTCACCGGTCTGCTCTCAAACACGCGTACCCCCAAGCCACAGCGCCCAGCCGGCACAGGATCGATGCCCCCAGCCTCTTCCACGGGCTGGGGGAGGTCCTGGTCTTCACACTCCATCGAGGCAGagatgctggaggaggaaagg GGATCGCAAGCACCACGCAGGCTGCACCTGGCCGTTTCCAGCCCATTCTGGCTCGGATCTCCCCAGAGGGTTTCCTCCAG AGCCATCGGCACGTGGAAGCGGGATTTAATGTCAAACGAGCCATAAGAAACAGTGGCGACAGCCCCGGCTTCCCCGCGGCGCCGGGGAGAGGCTGGGATACAAACCCCTCGTTCCAGCAGAAGTGGGGTTTGGTTTTCCACCCGTTCTCTCCGATGGATGTCCCGGTTGAGCATCCTtctgcctggctctgccccgGATTGAGTCCCCAGCCGTGA